Genomic window (Stenotrophomonas maltophilia):
CGGGCAATCGAATACAACGCTGCAATGGCGTTGTGCACCGACAGCCCGAAGGTCGTGGGCGACAGGGGTTCTCCGCTTGCCAGCGATGCCAGCAGATCCATCGAGCGCGTCACGTCGCCATGGCGGCTGGCGAAAACCAGCGGCACCTGGCTGTCGGCACCCTGCGCGTCCTCGCACCAGCATGCGGCCTGGATCGCCATCCGGCCCAGCCGTTCGATACGCCGGCGTTGCATCGCCGGGACTTCGGTGAGCGCTGGCGCGCCCTCGCCCACGGGCAGGAACGGCGCATCGGCCCAGCGCAGCCATTGGCTGCGCTCGGTCAGGCCAGGCGCCCAGGCGGCCCAGTCGACGACGGAGAATTCAATCATCTAGCGGTGCTGTTTCACTGGGGGAACGATAGGCACGGGCCACTCAAGGCGACGCGCGGCTCCCCCTTCCTGCAGCCGTGCGTCCGTCCAGGACGTTGCCGGCTACCCCCTTGGCTGCCGGAAAGGAGCGCACGCTATCACGTCCAACGCAGGGAATGCAGTCTTCACAAACAACAACGCGGGAACTACCAGCCGCAGTTCCCGCGCAGGATTCTCAGTGGTAGCCGGCGTCAGCGTGCACTTTGCCGCGGAATACCCGGTAGGACCACGCTGTATAGCCGAGGATGACTGGCAGCAATATGACCAGCCCGACCAGCGTGAAGCCCAGCGAAGACGCCGGCGCGGCGGCCTGCCACAGCGTCATCGACGGCGGCAGCAGGTACGGCCACATGCCCAGCACCAGGCCAAGGAAGCCGAGCACGAACAGGGCCAGGCTGAGCAGGAACGGCGGCAGGTCGCGGCGCGGGTGCGTTGCACTGCGCCACAGCGCGGCAGCCACCGCCAGGGTCAGCAACGGCACCGGCGAGAGCCACCAGAAGTTGCCGCCGCTGAACCAGCGTTCCATCAGGCGCGAATCGAGGAACGGCAACCAGCTGCTGACCAGGCCCATCGCCGCGATCACCGCCACCACCAGTGGCCGGGTCATCTGCCGCGCCAGCGCCTGCACGCGCCCTTCGGTCTTCAGGATCAGCCAGGTGCTGCCGAGCAGCGCGTAACCGGCCACCAGCGCGGCACCGGTCAGCATCGCGAAGGGGCTGAACCAGGCGAACGGGCCGCCTTGGTAGACACCGTCCACCAGCGGGATGCCCTGCACCAGGGTGCCGAGGATCACGCCCTGGGCGAAAGTGGCCAGCAGCGAACCGAGGCCGAACGCCACGCTCCACAGCCGGCGCGAACGATGCGCCTTGAAGCGGAACTCGAAGGCCACGCCGCGGAACACCAGCGCCACCACCAGCAGCAGCACCGGCAGGTACAGCGCCGACAGCAGCACCGCATACGCCTTGGGGAAGGCCGCCAGCAGGCCGGCGCCGCCCAGCACCAGCCAGGTCTCGTTGCCGTCCCAGATCGGCGCGGCAGTGTTCATCATCAGGTCCAGCTGTTCCTCGTCCTCGGCGAACGGGGCAAGGATGCCGATGCCGAGCACGAAGCCGTCCAGCACCACGTACATCAGCACGCCGAAACCGATCACCGCGAACCATGCCACCGGCAGCCAGGTCATCAGGTCCATGTCAGCGTTCCTCCAGCGGTTCGTCGGCAGCCGACAACGGGCGTGCCGGGGTGTGGCTGCCATGGTCCAGCGATGGTCCCTCGGCATACGGCTGCGGCCCATGGCGCAGGATCTTCACCAAGTACCAGATGCCCCAACCGAACACGAAGGCGTAGCCAACCACGTAGACGCCCAGCGACAGCGCGGTCATCCACGCGCTCTGCGGCCCCACCGCATCAGCGGTGCGCAGCACGCCATACACCACCCACGGCTGGCGCCCCATCTCGGTGACGAACCAGCCCGACAGCAGCGCGATGAAGCCGCTCGGCAGCATCCAGTTCCAGCCCCGCAGCAGCCACGGCGAATTCAGCAGCTTCTTCCGCCAGAGCTGGAAGGCCGACACCCAGGCCAGCAGCAGCATCAACGTGCCCAGCCCAACCATGATGCGGAAAGCGAAGAACACCGGCGTCACCGGCGGCCGCTCGCTGGCGGGTACCGAGGTGAGCGGATCGAAGGTGCCGTCCAGTGAATGGGTGAGGATCACGCTGCCCAGCTTCGGGATGGCAACTTCGAAGTCGTTGCGCTCTTCCTTCTCGTTCGGCAGCGCAAACACCACCAGCGGCACGCCCTCGCCTTCCCTGGTTTCATGCCAGTGCGCCTCCATCGCCGCGATCTTCATCGGCTGATGCTTGAGCGTGTTCAGGCCATGCATGTCGCCGACGAAGATCTGTACCGGCACGGTCAATGCGGCGAACGCCACCGCCGCGATCAGCATGCGCCGACCGGCTTCCACGTGCGTGCCCTTGCGCAGGTACCACGCGCCCACACCACCGATCACGAAACAGGTGGTGATGAACGAACCCAGCGCCATGTGGGCCAGGCGATAGGGGAACGACGGATTGAACACCACCTGCCACCAGTCCACCGGATGCACGATGCCATTGACCATCTCGTAGCCGGCCGGCGTATGCAGCCAGCTGTTGGACGACAGGATCCAGAACGTGGAGAACAGCGTGCCCAGCGCCACCATGCAGGTGGACAGGAAATGCAGGCGCGGCGAGACCCGGCCCCAGCCGAACATCATCACGCCAAGGAAGCTGGCTTCGAGGAAGAACGCGGTCAGCACCTCATAGGTCAGCAGCGGGCCGATCACCGTGCCGGCGACCTCGCTCAGCCGCGGCCAGTTGGTGCCGAACTGGAAGGCCATGACGATGCCGCTGACCACGCCCATGCCGAACGACACCGCGAAGATCTTCTGCCAGAAGAAATACAGCTCGCGCCACACGGGCAACTTCGTGCGCAGCCAGCGCCATTCGATGAAGGCCAGCCAGCTGGCCGTACCGATGGTGAAGGCGGGGAACAGCACGTGGAAACTGATGACGAATCCGAACTGGATCCGGGACAACAACAACGCGTCCAAGGGACGTCTCCTGCCGGCTACGGGTGGGATACCGGACCACTTTAGGAGGATTTCGTTAAGGTGGGATGCGACCGGGTGACGCGCTGCTTCACTTTGTCGCAGGTGGAGCTGGATGACAGGATGAATGGGCTACAGGGGCTTCAGCAAGGTCAAGGGCGGCTCCTTGGCGATTCGCAGGGCCCTGGGTACCAGTGCAGTCAAGCAGGCCGCCATCACCAGCACGACAGCGATCGATATCGAGAACCACAGTGAACCTGTGATGCCATCCTGTGGCGGCCCTATCCACTGCAACGACGACGCGCCGAGCAGGGCGCCCAGTGTGGTGAACAGTGAAACTTCGAACATGATTTCGGCAAAGATCACGGAGCCGCGAGCACCCAGTGTCCGTCGAACCCCAATGGAGTGCCTGCGCCGATCAAGCCATGCGCCTACGACTCCGGAAACTCCGGCCATCAGCACACCGAGAACAACGGCCGTCATGACCGCGAGCACGGTCGTAGCGAAGCGATCAGCTTTGACGTAGGCGTCGCGATATCCCGCCAGCGTCTCGACACCGGTCGGATTCACGATCCGATAAGGCCGCTGCAGCGCATCGACAGTGCGATCAAGCGATGAACGATCAACCTCCGACGTCCACTTCGCCAGATAATAGCGACTGGCGCCCATGGGAAGGCCCGGAAGCAGCGCCCACTGCGAGTCCCGCTCATTGCCTCCTGGTACCGGTCCTGCAACAGACGCAAATACGCCCACGATGACCCGGCTGCTGCCGGGGCCGAAATACAGGTGGCGACCAACAGCACTCTCCGTTCCGAACAGACGGGCAGCCAGCGCTTCACTGATCAGCACTACCGGAGCACCTTCAGCCATGTCGTCCTCTGTGGCATCCCGTCCCAGGACGATTCCCGCGCCCAGCATCGCCAGCAAGCCAGAGCTGGCAGTTGCCACGGGAATGCGATCACATCCAGCAACATCTGTCGTACCCGCGTTCATCGAGTACGCCATGGCCGACTCGCTGGTGCACACGCCGTATCGATGGGCTCTTCCCCCGAACGGAACGGAGTCGCTCACAACCGTATCCTGAACACCAGGCAGCCGGATCGCAGACAGGTCCGACCGCAGCACTGCAGCATCCGCGCCTTCATCGACATCCGTGACCCTGACCACACCAATCGATACTGCCTCCTGGATGCTCCCGGTGCTCAATCTGGCGAAGCTGTCCAGCGCAGATTGCAGTGCGAACGCACATGCCAGGCTTGCAAGCGCTGCCTGCACCGCAAGCAGTGCAGCGCTTCCCAAGTGCCGTCGGGTCTCCCTCATCGATTCGAACATTTCAGGCAGCTCCCTTCGCGAAGGCTCTCGACAGTGAGCTGACCCTGCAGATTTCAAACGATGGGACCAATGAGCAGAGCAACGTCGTGATGACTCCCAGGGCAGCCGCCATCAGCATTGCCCCAGCATGCATCGCTGTTATCGCGCTGGGCAGAACGTCTCCCGCAGCAACCACCCGGATTCCCAGCGCATAGG
Coding sequences:
- a CDS encoding ABC transporter permease; translation: MFESMRETRRHLGSAALLAVQAALASLACAFALQSALDSFARLSTGSIQEAVSIGVVRVTDVDEGADAAVLRSDLSAIRLPGVQDTVVSDSVPFGGRAHRYGVCTSESAMAYSMNAGTTDVAGCDRIPVATASSGLLAMLGAGIVLGRDATEDDMAEGAPVVLISEALAARLFGTESAVGRHLYFGPGSSRVIVGVFASVAGPVPGGNERDSQWALLPGLPMGASRYYLAKWTSEVDRSSLDRTVDALQRPYRIVNPTGVETLAGYRDAYVKADRFATTVLAVMTAVVLGVLMAGVSGVVGAWLDRRRHSIGVRRTLGARGSVIFAEIMFEVSLFTTLGALLGASSLQWIGPPQDGITGSLWFSISIAVVLVMAACLTALVPRALRIAKEPPLTLLKPL
- a CDS encoding cytochrome ubiquinol oxidase subunit I, translated to MDALLLSRIQFGFVISFHVLFPAFTIGTASWLAFIEWRWLRTKLPVWRELYFFWQKIFAVSFGMGVVSGIVMAFQFGTNWPRLSEVAGTVIGPLLTYEVLTAFFLEASFLGVMMFGWGRVSPRLHFLSTCMVALGTLFSTFWILSSNSWLHTPAGYEMVNGIVHPVDWWQVVFNPSFPYRLAHMALGSFITTCFVIGGVGAWYLRKGTHVEAGRRMLIAAVAFAALTVPVQIFVGDMHGLNTLKHQPMKIAAMEAHWHETREGEGVPLVVFALPNEKEERNDFEVAIPKLGSVILTHSLDGTFDPLTSVPASERPPVTPVFFAFRIMVGLGTLMLLLAWVSAFQLWRKKLLNSPWLLRGWNWMLPSGFIALLSGWFVTEMGRQPWVVYGVLRTADAVGPQSAWMTALSLGVYVVGYAFVFGWGIWYLVKILRHGPQPYAEGPSLDHGSHTPARPLSAADEPLEER
- the cydB gene encoding cytochrome d ubiquinol oxidase subunit II, which translates into the protein MDLMTWLPVAWFAVIGFGVLMYVVLDGFVLGIGILAPFAEDEEQLDLMMNTAAPIWDGNETWLVLGGAGLLAAFPKAYAVLLSALYLPVLLLVVALVFRGVAFEFRFKAHRSRRLWSVAFGLGSLLATFAQGVILGTLVQGIPLVDGVYQGGPFAWFSPFAMLTGAALVAGYALLGSTWLILKTEGRVQALARQMTRPLVVAVIAAMGLVSSWLPFLDSRLMERWFSGGNFWWLSPVPLLTLAVAAALWRSATHPRRDLPPFLLSLALFVLGFLGLVLGMWPYLLPPSMTLWQAAAPASSLGFTLVGLVILLPVILGYTAWSYRVFRGKVHADAGYH